The Synechococcus sp. BL107 nucleotide sequence ACTCATCATAACTCAAATCAGATGCTGGATTAAAAGTCTTTTGCGTGAATAGTGCTTCATACTCATTGCACAACGCGTCGACAATTTGTTCAACCGTATATAACATAAGGATTCAGCAGAAACAAAGTCCAAGACACTTCAAATTTACAATAAAAGAGAATAAGCAACGCGGCAAACGAGCTACAAGTTAAAACCCCGGAGCATCTTTAGGTTAAGAGAACAATCAAGGGCAAATGATACAGAGTCAATCGCTAAAAAAAAACCTCAGACACACAACGCTACTCTCGAAGGAGTCAAAAAAAGATGCTACCGCGAAAATAATTGACACAAAAATTACCTACAATGATAGATTCGAAGATAAAAAATGTATTCCCGTGAATCAAGGCAATAAGTAAAAACAGTTTGGCCTCCAAACAGTCGGGATTGATTGTCTAACAGGAATGAGCTGGAGAAAATAAAGTCTCAGAAGAACCACCCATAACTATGCAAACCAATACCTAAAAGATTGACACCGATATAGCAAACAGCAATCACAATTAACCCAACAACAGCAACAAGAGCAGGGCGACGCCCCTGCCACCCACGACTAAGGCGCGTGTGCAAATAAGCTGCATAGACCAACCAACAGATCAAGGCCCAGGTTTCTTTTGGATCCCAGCTCCAATAACTACCCCAAGCTTCATTAGCCCAGACAGCACCACTAATGATGCCAACAGTTAACATTAAAAAACCGACAGTTATTGTTCGATAACTCAAACTATCCAATTGCTCATTGGTACTGAGTTCAACCGATTGAAGCTGCAAGAGACCCGATTGAGGAGTGGTAACTGCCTGGCGAAATCCACCACTGCCGATGGAACTGCTTCGTAGTTCCAACGCTTCGCCGCGATCCATCACCAAAACAGCTAACGACAGCAACGAACCCACCAGTAGGGCGGCATAGCTCACCATGATCACACTGACATGCATCACCAACCAACTCGATCGCAAAGCGGGCACCAAAGGAGCTGCCGACTGCAACTGATCAGGCAATGCAAAACTCGCAAACGCGATGCACCCCAAACCCATGGGTGTCGCTGCAGCAGCAACGATGGGTGATGGCCAGGCACGTTCGACAAGCAACTGCGTAAGGGTGCAGGCCCAGGCAAGGAAACAAAGGGATTCATACAGGTTGCTGATCGGGAAGTGACCCGACTGCCACCAGCGAAGAACGAGCTGGGCCGTCAGCAACAGATTCGCGACTGCTACAAGCAAACGAACAACACCTGGCCTGGTGTCGCTGGAGACTGACCAGAACGCTACGGGCAGTGCAATTAACAGAAGAACAAAAGCCGCAAACCCAAGGCCTGTCACTAGTTCAAACGGAGCGTTCAACAAACCAAATCAAGGGGTAGTGATGAGTCTGGCGTGAATCGCTAGCGACTGGCCTGACGCAAAAGCAAACCACCAGCTCCAAGTGAGATGAGAACTGGAAGCCAAGCGGCAAAAAACGGTGGAAGGATTCCGCTCACGCCTAAAGAACTAAAACTAACGCTCAGAGCGTAATAACCAAGAATCAGAAGGATACTGACACCAAACCCCTGGCTTCGACTGGTGCGGGATCCAGGCCGTGCACCAAGACTGCTACCGATAAGGCCAAAGACGATGCACGCCATTGGAAAGGAGAATTTCTCTTGAATGCGAACTCTTAATTTACGTGCAGCTTTAATATTGCCGGCATCAGATTCAATTTTTTCTGCAGAAATCGCCTGAGATAGAGTCATGTCATTGGCATCATCTGGCAATTTTGCAACTTGAAGAGGGCCGGAACTCAACGGATAAAAGTTTTCGTCAAAGGCCAACCGCGTCGTACTTCCGTTGGGATTCAACGTTAGAACTTGTCCATTAAAGAATTCCCACATGGCTTTTGCTTCGTTATACACAGCACGCTCTGCAATCCACATCTGGCGGTAATCGGCGCGGGAGAAGTCGAGAAGGGTGACATCCAACATTTCGCCTTGTTCAAAACGTCTTGCGTAAAACAATTGGCGCAAGCCCCTAGAACTTGTTTCAGTTTTTGGATCATAAATTTTGCCAAAGCTGTTGAAAGTAATATCTTTTCCTTTCTCAGTGGCAAGGGCACGTCCAAGCCCCTTCTGCAACGTTATTTCAGCCTGGGTATTGGCTCTTGGAACAATGACATCATTAAATACAAACGTGAGGCCAGTTAGAAAGATTGATAGAGCTAAGGCGGGTACAACGAGTCGCGTGGTTGAAACACCAAGGCTACGAAGGGCCGTCAGCTCACTGTTCGATGACAACTTGCTGTAAGCAAGCAGCGTTGCGAACAAGGTCGCCATCGGTAGTGAGAGAACTAAAAAACTTGGAATATTCAGCAAGAGTAACTGCAACGCCACCAAGATCGGTAAACCATCAACAAGACGTCTTGCAAGCTCAAACATCACTCCAATGGAGAGCCCTAAAACCGTAAAAGAGGCAATGGCGAAGAGCAGTGGCGCAGCGATCTCTGCCAGTAACCACTGGTCGAGAAGAGGTATTTTATGAATCCAGCGGGTGAAGGTTCTGATCACAGCTGAAAGTCCTCTCCCAAGTAGTAACGACGTACCAAAGGATCGTTCGAGACATGCTCAGCCCGACCTGATGCCAAAATTGCACCATCGTTGAGGATTGTGGCTCGATCCGTAATCGCCAGCGTTTCCCTCACGTTGTGATCGGTGATCAAAATTCCCATACCACGGTTCCGCAACGATTGAATCAAGCTCTGCAGATCGGCCACTGCCAGAGGATCAACACCCGCAAATGGTTCATCTAGAAGAAGATATTGAGGACCATCACGGCCAACCGCTAAAGCCCTTGCGACTTCACAGCGTCGACGCTCTCCACCGGACAGCTGAAAACCGCAGCGATCAATAAAATCATTGAGGTGAAACTCATCGATGAGTTGGTTGCGACGATCACGACGCTCTTTTGATGTTAAATCTGTTTGATCAAGGGCAAGATCAAGATTTTGCCGCACAGTAAGTTGCCGAAAAATACTAGCTTCTTGAGGCAAATAACCGATACCGCACCTCGCACGTTCTGGCATCGACAGTTCGGTGACTTCTTCACCATCCAGCAATACCTGACCGACGTCGGGTCGAAGTAATCCAATCACAAGATTGAATGTAGTTGTTTTACCAGCGCCGTTCGGACCAAGCAGACCAACGACCTCTCCCGGTGACAGGTCGACATTGACGGACTTAACGAGCTGCCGCCCACCTAAAGAGATGGAGACATTTTGAAGCTCCAGACTCATGGAATTACCTGGGTTGAATCATCTGCGTTAGTACCGAAACTCCATTGACTAAAGACTTGCTCATTCTCAGAAGGTGTCGCCAAGGCACGCTCATCAACCAAGGAATACACAATCCTATCGGCTTGAAGTAAGTCGCCATTCTTTTGCACAATATCAACATCTCCACTCAAGACAATGCTCTCTTCTTTGATGAAATATTGGGCCTGACGACCAGTGGCCACAATGCCACGATCAATATGAATAAGACGAACATTTCCTTGAGCAGTCACAACTCCAATCGAGTTATCTGCAGTTTGCTGATCCGATTCAATCGTAATTAAACCAGTTTCAGTTGATTGTTGAGCCCTAACGATTACAGGAAAAAGCGATAACGAAGCCAGAAGACTAAGTGAACAAATATTTTTCAATCGGAGCGGCCCTAAAGCGTTCACGCCACATGCAGCAAGATATTCGAATTTTAACCTTCTTTCAGTCGACAACCCGCAGAACGGGGACAGTGCACAACTCGGGATCCTCCTCGAGTTGAAGAGATCGAAGCCGCTGCTCAACACACGTACAAAGCCCTTTGATGTCAAGACCCAGATCAGGTGTTCCTGGACGTTTTAAACGGCCAAGAGCTTCTCCAAAAAGGATGGTTGCACCGCGACGATTGTCGCGCTGCAAATGGAGTTGAGCCACAGCAACTTGAAGAACACCTTGCAAGCACCGTCGATGGGGATCGGCAGTTTCATGCCATAGCTCTTCAAAAACATCATGAGCGTCGTACCACTCACCGTCGTTGAAGAGTTCAACAGCTTTCTTAAAGCGGGGATCTGCTTGAGGACCCTCAACCATCAACGCTTTGCCATCTTCTTGGCCGGTAGCTTGCGTAAACGAATCGACTCAGGCGTGACTTCAAGCATTTCATCAGGTCCGATGTACTCGAGTGCGCGCTCCAGGGTCATCTGAATTGGAGACTGAAGAGTATCGAGAACATCAGCACCTGCTGAACGAATATTCGTTACTTGCTTTGCCTTACAAATATTGATTTCCATATCTTGCGGACGGGTATTTTCACCAATAATCATTCCTTTGTAGACCTTTGTACCAGGCGTGATAAAGAATTGGCCACGATCTTCGGCATTCTTCAATGCATAGAACGTTGCTGTTCCTTCTTCAAAAGCAATCAAAACACCATTTCTACGTGTATCAAAGTCACCACACATTGGGCGATACTCAAAGAAGGAGTGGCTCATAATTCCCTCACCTCTTGTGGCACGAATAAATTCACCACGGAAACCAATCAATCCCCGTGAAGGAACAACAAACTCCAGCTGGGTTCGGCCATCAGTTCCTGTTTCCATATTTTGCATTTCTGCCTTACGGGTTCCAAGCTTTTCGATACAGGATCCAACCGCAGCCTCAGGCACATCCATGACCAGGGTTTCAACTGGCTCGCAAGGCGTTCCATCAATTGTGCGAAAGATCACCTGAGGTTGGGACACTTGAAACTCAAACCCCTCGCGGCGCATCGTTTCAATCAAAATTCCCAGGTGGAGTTCTCCCCGTCCGCTGACAGCGAAGCTGTCAGGAGAATCCGTATCTTCAACTCTTAGAGCGACGTTCGTTAGTAATTCTCGCTGCAAACGGTCTCGGATCTGGCGACTTGTGACGAACTTTCCTTCTTTTCCAGCAAACGGAGAATCGTTGACAACGAATGTCATCTGGAGGGTAGGTTCGTCTACCTTGATCAGAGGCAAAGCCTTCGGTTCATCTGGGCAGGCAATCGTTTCGCCGATGTTGACATCATCAAAGCCAGCAACCGCAACAAGGTCACCAGCGGAGGCTTCATCAATATCAACCCGTTGAAGGCCTTCAAACCCTAATAATTTGCTAATTCTTCCCTTTTTAAGATTTCCGTCATCCTTAATCAAGGACGCATTTTGCCCTTTCCGAATCACACCATTATGAACTCGACCAATGATGATTCGACCCAAAAAGTCTGAATAATCCAGAGTTGTAATTTGAAGCTGGAGTGGCTTGGTTACATCACCAACTGGGGGCGGGACATGACGGAGAATTGCATCAAAGAGAGGACGCATATTATCGCTCTCTGTTTTCATATCTGGCTTGGCAAAACCACCAAGACCGCTACCAAATAAATAAGGGAAATCACACTGGTCATCATCTGCACCAAGCTCAATAAACAGATCGAGCACCTTGTCGACTGCGGTTTCGGGATCGACCCGGGCTCGATCAATCTTGTTCACAAAGATGATCGGTCTTAACCCCTGCTCCAGTGCTTTCTTCAGAACAAAGCGGGTTTGGGGCATCGGACCCTCGTTGGCGTCAACGATGAGCAGGCACCCATCAACCATGCCGAGCACCCGCTCCACCTCGCCACCAAAATCGGCGTGACCAGGGGTATCAACAATGTTGATCCGAGTCTCGTTGTAGGTAACAGCTGCGTTCTTCGAAAGAATGGTGATGCCGCGCTCACGCTCCAAATCGTTGGAGTCCAAAACACACGTCGGCACAGCTTCGTTGTCGCGGAAAATTCCGGATTGCGCCAGCAATGCGTCGACCAAGGTCGTTTTGCCATGATCAACGTGGGCGATGATCGCGATATTGCGAATCGCCTTTTGCTGGGCGCTCATACGGGATATTCGTCAGGAATTGTGAAGAACGCCACGACGGCGCTGCGAAAGGTTATCTCAACGTGAGACGCGACTGGTCTTTTCCGGCCCCTTCACCAACAGGCTCCCTCGCGTAACGCCAAGTTGATCGTGGATCCGCTCCTGACGCCAAACATCCTTCGATGCGAGTCGACCCGCCAGCGCATCGGCATAAAGACGGACTCGCCTCAACGTCGACTCAGCATCCTCATCCAATAACTCGAGACGAAAGGAGGTCACACCTGCCTTTCTTAGGGCGGGTAAAGCCTCAACCCCTGTCTGAGCAATGCCATTAAAAAGCGTATTGCGGCATCCCAAATCAGCGCGTAGCGGATGTTCAACACCGCTGCGATCCCTCAGTGTCACCGTGTGTTGCTCACAAGGACGTCCGCAATCTGTGTGGTCCTGTCCGTCCGAAAGGAAGGCGCAAAACAAACAGTGCTCCATGTGAAATAAGGGCATGTGTTGATGGAGCGTGACCTCCAGCGCGGTTCCATCGACATGGGATGTCAAATCAAGCAGTTGCTGCAAATTCAGGTCGTAACTCGCTGTCACGCGTTTCAAGCCCCAATGTTCGCGATACCAAGACATCGCCAAGGGATTGGCGATGTTCAGGGAGAAATCACCAATGCAAGGAGCTAACGGAGACAAAGTTTCCAATTGATCGGCATTACGAACCAGAAATCCATCAGGTCGCGCTCGAATCAAAGGATCCAAAGTCCACCGTTCATTCGGTCGTGTGACACGGGCACCAGACAGCCAGATCCCCTCCGGCCAATGCCCACGCCCCATGGCAACGGCTTCACGCAAATCTCGCGGATGCTCGAGGTCTGCCACCACCGAACGAATGGGGGCCAGGGCTGCCGGCAACGCCTTCAAAGCCCTGAGCTGCTGAAGACTGCGCACGAGCACCACCAGCCCCGGCTCCTGGGGGTCCGCAGGATTTGAAGGAGTGGGAGATCCCGCTATGGGGCTGAGCATCGGGACGAGGACGTCCTGCACACACCGCGCACTGTCTTCAGTCACTTCACGATCTGCCGTCGGGGCTTCATCAGCAACGGCAAGGGTCTCAAGGGAATCCAGCAGTTGACGACGCATCCGATTCAGTTCAGCGACAGGTAAGAAGAGATCCCCTTCCAAATGCAGCTCAAGGCGCTCTAACCGCCAAGCCGTGCCACCCAGCCGTCCCAGTTGCTCAGTCAGACGCTGATGATCCAGTGGCCTTTGGCTCGCAACTTGAAGAGGCATCCCGCTTTTTACGCTGAGCCCTGCGGTGCTCGGTTGCAGTAATTCGATTGTTAGGGGCTGATTCACCGCGCCAGTTACCGACACCACCAAAGGGGTGGATACGGGCTCGACGATGCGGCGGGAGGCCCGTTGCCACTGAGCTTGCCAAGCTGGATCGCTTGTCAGCCATACCGATGCACCAGCCCTCAGCGCGTCGGTCTTAAGACGGTGAGGTCCTAGACGAAGTTTCAAGCGCTCACGACCGATCTGCTCACAGGCCATCACCCGTCCACCGATCTCGCGGGGTGGGGTTAATGGATCAGGCGACAACACCTCCAAGACAACACCTTGACCTGCCCGAATCCGCTCACGACTTCGAATTTGAAGCCAGCCGCCCCGCTCAACAGCGAGGAGTTGCCCCACCAACGGGCCTCGCTTCTTACTCCAACGCCCGTGCACCAATTGACGGTGGTTGACCCCCCCCAACCAACCGGTGGACAAACCCCGGGAAAAAGCAAGCTCCAGTTGTCGTCGAACAGCTAAAGGGTCTTCATCCTGCTGATCCAGCCGATTGCGGTAAGCCTCCGTCACAGCAGCCACATAGGTGGCGTCTTTTAAACGACCCTCAATTTTGAGACTGGCGATACCAATGCGCTGCAATTCAGGAAGCAGTTCCCAGGCGGCAAGATCCTGTGGTGAGAGCAAATAACGTTGATCTTCAAGGGAATGGGACGTGCCATCCACGACCATTTCATAGGGGAGGCGACAGGCTTGGGCGCATTCGCCACGGTTGGCACTGCGCTGCCCCAACGATTCACTCGTGAGGCACTGTCCTGAATACGCCACACATAGTGCGCCATGCACAAACACTTCCAAAGGAATCTGCAAATGCCTCTGGGTGAGCTGATTTTGAAGCCGCTCAAGATCCTGCAAGGACAGCTCACGAGCCAAGACAACCCGTTCACAACCCAAGGCAGCGGCTTGGGCCACCCCCGCGGCACTGGTGATCGACATCTGCGTCGAACCGTGCAGGGTTAATCGCGGCACCAACCGTTGGGCTAAACGGCAAAGGCCAACGTCTTGAACAATCACCGCATCGACACCGGCTTGATCTGCAGCAAGCAGCAACTGGGCCGCTGACTCCAACTCATCGGTGAACACCAGAACGTTGAAGGTAAGGAAGCCCCGCACACCGCGCTGATGCAGCCAATGCATCAATTGCGGCAGCTCTTCCACACGAAAATTTTCGGCGCGCTGTCTTGCGTTAAAAGCATCAACGCCGAAGTAAACCGCGTCGGCGCCAGATGCAACGGCCGCCTTCAGTGCAGCCCAGTCGCCAGCTGGCGATAACAGCTCAGGAAACGTCACGGAAGCGGACGGGAAAAGCGACGAGCAGCCTCAAACAGACGCAGGGCGTCCGCGGAGCCCTCATATCGCCAATGCCAAGGCTCGTACATCACCCCTTGATCGTTCCCATCAGGGAAGGAGAGCACAAAGTGATATCGAGCAGCGTGATCTTGAAGCCATCGGAAGGCTTGGGTGTTTTGAAACTGCGTGGACAAGTTGGTTTCTTGAGCCTCCCCATCGCCGAGATCGATTGCATAACCAGTGCTGTGTTCGGAATAGCCAGGGGGAGCTGAAACCTGTGCGCGCTCTTCAGGCGTTTGATTACGTTCCGATGCCACATCAAAAAAGATTGATTCCTGAAGTGCTTGAGAGCGGTACCCACTGAGCAGACGAAGATCAACACCGTCGGCAAGGGCAGCATTCATCATCGAATTCAATGCCGCTGCCGTATCAACATGCAATTCCACGCCGGGTTGAAAAACAATCAGCTCATCGGTTAGTGCCTCACGGTACGGAAAGTGACCCAACAAACGACCATCTGAATCGGGACGTTCACGGAACCCACGAATTTCAAACGGTTCACTTGGTGCCATGCCCATCAACAACTGTGGAGCCACCATCACGGCCAGAACACTTCCACCGCCAACGAAAAGACATCCCATTAGGAGACCAAGTCCACTGTTTGATTTGCGTTGACGTGGCGGTCGAGAGCGTTGGGCAACGGGAATGTCATCGCGCTCGGTGCGTCGCGCAGAGGATGGCCGAACCACAGCGCTGATGCATGTTGTTTCGATCGTAAGGGTGTAAGCCCGTGCTACCAAGACAAGTTCATTTCTCGGTAGTAGCTTTAAAAAACAGACCAGCGGAGTTTTGCTGAGATGTTGAAAGTCGCAGTGATTGGCGGAGGACCAAGTGGTTCTTGCGCGGCGGAAATTCTCGCGAAGGCTGGGATTGAAACTTGGTTGTTCGAGCGAAAACTCGACAACGCCAAACCCTGTGGTGGTGCTATTCCGCTCTGCATGGTTGAAGAATTCAACCTGCCTGATTCGATCATCGATCGAAAGGTGCGGAACATGAAAATGATTTCCCCCTCCAATCGTGAGGTGGATATTCAGCTCGATCCCCTCGGTTACGACGAGAACGCCTACATCGGCATGTGCCGAAGGGAAGTGTTTGATGCCTTCCTAAGGAACCGCGCGGCAGACCTAGGCACCACGTTGATCAATGGCCTGGTGCAAAAAATCGACACCGGCAAAAACCGTCAGGGGCCGTATTGCATTCATTACGCCGATTACAGCAGTGGCGGTCCGACAGGCGAGCCTAAAACCCTTGATGTGGATCTGATCATCGGTGCCGATGGAGCCAACTCCCGAGTGGCGAAGGCGATGGACGCCGGTGATTACAACGTGGCGATTGCCTTCCAGGAACGGATCAAACTTCCGCCTGAGGAGATGACTTATTACGAGGATCTCGCGGAGATGTACGTCGGTACAGACGTATCGCCGGACTTCTATGCCTGGGTGTTCCCGAAGTACGACCATGTGGCGGTTGGTACCGGCACGATGCAACAAAACCAAAGCCTGATTAAGGGTTTGCAGAAGGGCATCCGTGAACGCGCCACCAAACGCCTCTTCAAAGGTGAAGTGATCAAGGTTGAAGCTCACCCCATCCCAGAGCATCCGCGGCCTCGCCGCGTCGTGGGACGCATGGCGCTTGTGGGTGATGCCGCTGGATACGTCACCAAAAGTTCTGGAGAAGGGATTTACTTCGCTGCCAAAAGTGGCCGGATGTGCGCGGAAGCGATTGTTGAAATCTCCAACAACGGTGCGAACGTTCCGACGGAGAAGCAGATCAAATCCACCTACCTCAAGCGTTGGGATCGCAAATACGGCGCAACCTATGCCGTGCTCGATATTTTGCAGCGCATTTTTTATCGAAATGACGCCGCACGGGAAGCCTTCGTCGAAATGTGTGACGACAAAGATGTCCAACGCCTCACCTTTGACAGCTACCTCTACAAGCGAGTGGTGCTGATGAATCCATGGCAGCAGGTGAAGCTCACGCTTCGCACCCTTGGAAGTTTGCTTCGCGGAGAAGCACTAGCTCCTCCGGTGTACAAGCCAGTACCTTCGGCCGTCGGTCGGTCTGATGGTGATTTCCTGGCGGAAGAAGCCTCCCAACAAATCAAAGCTCAAGCAAAAGAACAGGAGAGCAAAGAAAAAGCCAAAGTGAATTAACTCCAGCTTGCCTCCAGCCTCACCGGCGAGATTCCATTGCTTTCGCCGCGGCATCCTTCAGCCGTTCGATTCCCTGCTCCAGGTTCTTGCCTGGAGCAGTTTCTTTTTTGGTGGTTGACCACACATTGATGGCGTACATCGCCGCACCGGCAATGATCAATTCCGCCACAATCGTTCCCAATGCGTTTCCCTCCAGATGAATCACGACGGGAGCTTGTTGCTGAGAGCTTGTTGCTGAGAGCCCGTTCCTGATGCGTTCTCTTGATCGGTCATTTTGAAAAAATTCAGCAGCGTCTCGATATTCGTTTAAGACACTGCTGCCAAGGAAATCGTCAACTTTGAATCAACTCGAATTGAGCGAAGACAGCCGCTTGATTGCGTAACACCCCGAGCAAATTAAGTCGGTTCGTCCGAAGGGCCGGATCATCGGCCATCACCATCACACTCTGATCACCATCAAAGAATGCCTCCAAGGCCGGTGTGGATTCCACAAGGACGTCACAAAGTTGTTGATAAGCACCACTTGCCGCAAGCGGGTTCAAGCGTTGTGTGGCATCGAACAACCCCTGCTCACTGGCCGACTCAAACAGCGCAGGGTCGACCACATCAGAGCTGGACAACACACCTGAAGGGAGATCACCCTTCTCAGCCAATCGAGAAGCCCGCTGAACGACGGCTTGCACTGCAGTTAATCGCCCCTGATCTCTCAAGCCCCGCAGCATTTGAATACGAACCCGCACATCCAGGGGATCCCACAACAGCCGTGTCGTCGAAACGGTGTCGCCAGCGACCGCCTGAACCAAATCGGCGGCGTAGCCATCGTCTTCGAGTTGCGAGGTGATGCGCTGTCGCAACAGGGCTGAGAGATCACCAACCAGTTGGGCTGTATCCACCGCGAACGCAGGGAACAGCTCTTTCCAGGCTTCAACAGCTTTGGCAAGAAAACCATTGAGATCGAGTTTCCAGCCTTGATTCCAAAGAATCAGGAGCACACCGTTCCCCGCCCGTCGCAGGGCATAAGGATCGGATGAGCCAGTGGGACGTTCCCCCTTGGCATAAATGCTGAGGAGCAATTCAAACCGCTCGGCGAGGGCCACCACGGCCCCAGCGTCGGTGCTGGGCAAATCGTCTCCCGCACCCCGCGGTAGATAGTGCTCCACCACGGCCAGCGCCACATCACGCGATTCGCCTTCCTCCAGTAGATATTTCCCACCCATCAACCCCTGAAGTTCAGGGAATTCACCCACCATCTGACTGACAAGATCGTGCTTGCACAGATGCGCCGCACGACGCGACGCCGTCGCAACTGAATCCGACAGCCCAAGGTCAGTCAATAGCTGGTCCGTGAGGCGTTCAATCCGGTCACACCGATCACGAAGACTTCCAATCCCCTCGGCAAACGTGACGCGGCTTAAAGCATCACGACGCGTTGCACTGGCCTGACGTCGATCAACCTCGAGGAAAAACTCTGCGTCGGCAAGACGAGCACCCAAGACCCGCTCATTGCCGCGGATAATCAACGCAGAAGCCTGCTCAAGACCATTCGCCACTAGCAGAAACTCAGGGCGCAGCACCGCCTCTGCCGTGAGTCGCAGCGGGTCAGGGGTAAGTCCAGGAATCTGCAACGGCACGTAGCGCTGATGCGCTTGCATCACGGTGGAAATCACCTCAGGCGGTAAGTGCAGAAATTGTTCCGCAATTTGCCCCTGCAAAATCCTGGGACCCTCGACAAGATCAACGAGTTCTTCAAACAGTCGGTCTGGGCAGTTGGCCTCCCCATTTGCGGCCTCAGCCCCTTGATCAATCGACGCTCGAATCAAACGAGATCGTTCATCACGATCCACCAGAACCCCAGCCTGTTGCAGGGTTTTGACGTATTGATCCGCCGACGCAATGCACAGCGGTTGATCGCCATGGAGACGATGGCTACGGCTGAAGCGATCACTTTGAACCACGGGATCTGCTCCAGGCATCTCCACATCGATCACGTCGTCGCCATGGAGAGCAACCAGCCAACGAATTGGTCGACTGAAGCGCTGGGTCCCCGTCCCCCATCGCATAAAGCGACGACCTTGCAATGCGTCAATCCAGGTTGGGATCAGGTCGCGAAGGAGAGACACACCGTCGCGTCCTGCCGTCAACACAGTGGCAAAGACACACGGTCCTTTGGGTGTATCGCGTTGCTCGAGCTGCGAAGCATCGATGCCGCAACGTTTGGCAAAGCCAATCGCAGCAGGGCCTGGAACACCATCTTTGAAAGCCTGAGCGACTGGAGGACCTTTTCGCTCTTCACGGAGATCTGGTTGATGGTCGTCCAGGTTGGGGACCGACACCACGAGACGGCGCGGCGTTCCAAAGATCGAAATCGATCCATGGCTCAACCGAGCTTCTGCAAGATCGTGCAGAACCCGGTCTCGGAGTTGATCGAGCGCTTGACGCGCAAAATCCGCCGGCAATTCTTCAGTGCCGATTTCAAGAAGAAACGTTGTTGTCACGACACGGACATGAGCCAATCCGACTGTATTGGAAGCCGTTTCGCTACGGTCAGTTAGTAACTCCTGATCTGAGCAAGAGAAGGCTCTGTGGACGTGGCGGAACCTCAAACCAACAGCCTCTCAAAAGCAGAGCAGCGCAAGCTCGACAGCGACCATCTGCGCGAGCCGTTGTTAACGGAACTTGGCAACGATGAGGTTCGCTTCAG carries:
- a CDS encoding U32 family peptidase codes for the protein MTFPELLSPAGDWAALKAAVASGADAVYFGVDAFNARQRAENFRVEELPQLMHWLHQRGVRGFLTFNVLVFTDELESAAQLLLAADQAGVDAVIVQDVGLCRLAQRLVPRLTLHGSTQMSITSAAGVAQAAALGCERVVLARELSLQDLERLQNQLTQRHLQIPLEVFVHGALCVAYSGQCLTSESLGQRSANRGECAQACRLPYEMVVDGTSHSLEDQRYLLSPQDLAAWELLPELQRIGIASLKIEGRLKDATYVAAVTEAYRNRLDQQDEDPLAVRRQLELAFSRGLSTGWLGGVNHRQLVHGRWSKKRGPLVGQLLAVERGGWLQIRSRERIRAGQGVVLEVLSPDPLTPPREIGGRVMACEQIGRERLKLRLGPHRLKTDALRAGASVWLTSDPAWQAQWQRASRRIVEPVSTPLVVSVTGAVNQPLTIELLQPSTAGLSVKSGMPLQVASQRPLDHQRLTEQLGRLGGTAWRLERLELHLEGDLFLPVAELNRMRRQLLDSLETLAVADEAPTADREVTEDSARCVQDVLVPMLSPIAGSPTPSNPADPQEPGLVVLVRSLQQLRALKALPAALAPIRSVVADLEHPRDLREAVAMGRGHWPEGIWLSGARVTRPNERWTLDPLIRARPDGFLVRNADQLETLSPLAPCIGDFSLNIANPLAMSWYREHWGLKRVTASYDLNLQQLLDLTSHVDGTALEVTLHQHMPLFHMEHCLFCAFLSDGQDHTDCGRPCEQHTVTLRDRSGVEHPLRADLGCRNTLFNGIAQTGVEALPALRKAGVTSFRLELLDEDAESTLRRVRLYADALAGRLASKDVWRQERIHDQLGVTRGSLLVKGPEKTSRVSR
- a CDS encoding D-alanyl-D-alanine carboxypeptidase family protein, which produces MVARAYTLTIETTCISAVVRPSSARRTERDDIPVAQRSRPPRQRKSNSGLGLLMGCLFVGGGSVLAVMVAPQLLMGMAPSEPFEIRGFRERPDSDGRLLGHFPYREALTDELIVFQPGVELHVDTAAALNSMMNAALADGVDLRLLSGYRSQALQESIFFDVASERNQTPEERAQVSAPPGYSEHSTGYAIDLGDGEAQETNLSTQFQNTQAFRWLQDHAARYHFVLSFPDGNDQGVMYEPWHWRYEGSADALRLFEAARRFSRPLP
- the chlP gene encoding geranylgeranyl reductase, with amino-acid sequence MLKVAVIGGGPSGSCAAEILAKAGIETWLFERKLDNAKPCGGAIPLCMVEEFNLPDSIIDRKVRNMKMISPSNREVDIQLDPLGYDENAYIGMCRREVFDAFLRNRAADLGTTLINGLVQKIDTGKNRQGPYCIHYADYSSGGPTGEPKTLDVDLIIGADGANSRVAKAMDAGDYNVAIAFQERIKLPPEEMTYYEDLAEMYVGTDVSPDFYAWVFPKYDHVAVGTGTMQQNQSLIKGLQKGIRERATKRLFKGEVIKVEAHPIPEHPRPRRVVGRMALVGDAAGYVTKSSGEGIYFAAKSGRMCAEAIVEISNNGANVPTEKQIKSTYLKRWDRKYGATYAVLDILQRIFYRNDAAREAFVEMCDDKDVQRLTFDSYLYKRVVLMNPWQQVKLTLRTLGSLLRGEALAPPVYKPVPSAVGRSDGDFLAEEASQQIKAQAKEQESKEKAKVN
- the glyS gene encoding glycine--tRNA ligase subunit beta — protein: MTTTFLLEIGTEELPADFARQALDQLRDRVLHDLAEARLSHGSISIFGTPRRLVVSVPNLDDHQPDLREERKGPPVAQAFKDGVPGPAAIGFAKRCGIDASQLEQRDTPKGPCVFATVLTAGRDGVSLLRDLIPTWIDALQGRRFMRWGTGTQRFSRPIRWLVALHGDDVIDVEMPGADPVVQSDRFSRSHRLHGDQPLCIASADQYVKTLQQAGVLVDRDERSRLIRASIDQGAEAANGEANCPDRLFEELVDLVEGPRILQGQIAEQFLHLPPEVISTVMQAHQRYVPLQIPGLTPDPLRLTAEAVLRPEFLLVANGLEQASALIIRGNERVLGARLADAEFFLEVDRRQASATRRDALSRVTFAEGIGSLRDRCDRIERLTDQLLTDLGLSDSVATASRRAAHLCKHDLVSQMVGEFPELQGLMGGKYLLEEGESRDVALAVVEHYLPRGAGDDLPSTDAGAVVALAERFELLLSIYAKGERPTGSSDPYALRRAGNGVLLILWNQGWKLDLNGFLAKAVEAWKELFPAFAVDTAQLVGDLSALLRQRITSQLEDDGYAADLVQAVAGDTVSTTRLLWDPLDVRVRIQMLRGLRDQGRLTAVQAVVQRASRLAEKGDLPSGVLSSSDVVDPALFESASEQGLFDATQRLNPLAASGAYQQLCDVLVESTPALEAFFDGDQSVMVMADDPALRTNRLNLLGVLRNQAAVFAQFELIQS